One Primulina huaijiensis isolate GDHJ02 chromosome 5, ASM1229523v2, whole genome shotgun sequence DNA segment encodes these proteins:
- the LOC140976127 gene encoding uncharacterized protein isoform X2, whose amino-acid sequence MNPVSSYTSWATSVERPQSSDRVAEYFNGFSTPRTVVDHLPHVPSIRPMDASRTSQFLISNPMEYSAEGSFLENIPLSRAAAEPPQMDPVSSYTSRATTGERPQSSNRVARYFNGFSTPVVDQLPHVPSIRPTDPLRTAQFLISDPLELPKFPLPAMSTAHMDSSKLVKELPSLTGSMFETPFTDFLSPTVSSLLHSLGLGKYAISFEAEEIDMVALKQMGELDLKELGIPMGPRKKILSALHSRRPRVKMTKNRKKCIDYEFLFGFDLHCF is encoded by the exons ATGAATCCAGTCAGCAGTTATACTTCATGGGCTACAAGTGTAGAGAGACCCCAATCCTCTGACAGAGTGGCAGAGTATTTTAATGGGTTTTCCACTCCAAGAACTGTCGTTGATCATCTTCCACATGTGCCATCAATTAGGCCTATGGATGCCTCGAGAACTTCCCAGTTCTTGATTAGCAACCCCATGGAATATTCAGCCGAAGGGAGCTTCCTGGAAAATATTCCATTATCAAGGGCAGCTGCTGAACCTCCTCAGATGGATCCTGTCAGCAGTTATACTTCTCGGGCTACAACTGGAGAGAGACCCCAGTCCTCTAACAGAGTGGCAAGATATTTTAATGGGTTTTCCACTCCTGTAGTTGATCAGCTTCCTCATGTGCCATCAATTAGGCCTACGGATCCATTAAGAACTGCCCAATTCTTGATTAGCGATCCCTTGGAATTGCCAAAGTTCCCTTTACCTGCAATGTCAACGGCCCATATGGATTCTTCCAAGCTGGTTAAGGAACTTCCTTCATTAACTGGTAGCATGTTTGAGACCCCTTTCACG GACTTCCTATCTCCCACCGTGAGTAGTCTGTTGCATTCGCTAGGTTTGGGAAAATATGCTATCAGTTTTGAAGCTGAAGAG ATTGACATGGTTGCACTGAAGCAAATGGGAGAATTAGACCTGAAGGAATTGGGGATACCAATG GGACCAAGAAAGAAGATACTTTCTGCGTTGCATTCCAGGCGTCCGAGA GTAAAAATGACGAAGAATCGAAAGAAATGTATTGACTACGAGTTTTTGTTCGGTTTTGATCTACactgtttttga
- the LOC140976127 gene encoding uncharacterized protein isoform X1: MNPVSSYTSWATSVERPQSSDRVAEYFNGFSTPRTVVDHLPHVPSIRPMDASRTSQFLISNPMEYSAEGSFLENIPLSRAAAEPPQMDPVSSYTSRATTGERPQSSNRVARYFNGFSTPVVDQLPHVPSIRPTDPLRTAQFLISDPLELPKFPLPAMSTAHMDSSKLVKELPSLTGSMFETPFTDFLSPTVSSLLHSLGLGKYAISFEAEEIDMVALKQMGELDLKELGIPMGPRKKILSALHSRRPRVSLSSTWSNSPHISTSLDHMNSSYFNRI, encoded by the exons ATGAATCCAGTCAGCAGTTATACTTCATGGGCTACAAGTGTAGAGAGACCCCAATCCTCTGACAGAGTGGCAGAGTATTTTAATGGGTTTTCCACTCCAAGAACTGTCGTTGATCATCTTCCACATGTGCCATCAATTAGGCCTATGGATGCCTCGAGAACTTCCCAGTTCTTGATTAGCAACCCCATGGAATATTCAGCCGAAGGGAGCTTCCTGGAAAATATTCCATTATCAAGGGCAGCTGCTGAACCTCCTCAGATGGATCCTGTCAGCAGTTATACTTCTCGGGCTACAACTGGAGAGAGACCCCAGTCCTCTAACAGAGTGGCAAGATATTTTAATGGGTTTTCCACTCCTGTAGTTGATCAGCTTCCTCATGTGCCATCAATTAGGCCTACGGATCCATTAAGAACTGCCCAATTCTTGATTAGCGATCCCTTGGAATTGCCAAAGTTCCCTTTACCTGCAATGTCAACGGCCCATATGGATTCTTCCAAGCTGGTTAAGGAACTTCCTTCATTAACTGGTAGCATGTTTGAGACCCCTTTCACG GACTTCCTATCTCCCACCGTGAGTAGTCTGTTGCATTCGCTAGGTTTGGGAAAATATGCTATCAGTTTTGAAGCTGAAGAG ATTGACATGGTTGCACTGAAGCAAATGGGAGAATTAGACCTGAAGGAATTGGGGATACCAATG GGACCAAGAAAGAAGATACTTTCTGCGTTGCATTCCAGGCGTCCGAGAGTAAGTCTATCTTCCACATGGAGTAATTCTCCTCATATCTCAACTTCATTAGATCATATGAATTCTTCATATTTTAATCGAATTTga
- the LOC140976127 gene encoding uncharacterized protein isoform X3 produces MNPVSSYTSWATSVERPQSSDRVAEYFNGFSTPRTVVDHLPHVPSIRPMDASRTSQFLISNPMEYSAEGSFLENIPLSRAAAEPPQMDPVSSYTSRATTGERPQSSNRVARYFNGFSTPVVDQLPHVPSIRPTDPLRTAQFLISDPLELPKFPLPAMSTAHMDSSKLVKELPSLTGSMFETPFTDFLSPTVSSLLHSLGLGKYAISFEAEEIDMVALKQMGELDLKELGIPMGPRKKILSALHSRRPREEELVP; encoded by the exons ATGAATCCAGTCAGCAGTTATACTTCATGGGCTACAAGTGTAGAGAGACCCCAATCCTCTGACAGAGTGGCAGAGTATTTTAATGGGTTTTCCACTCCAAGAACTGTCGTTGATCATCTTCCACATGTGCCATCAATTAGGCCTATGGATGCCTCGAGAACTTCCCAGTTCTTGATTAGCAACCCCATGGAATATTCAGCCGAAGGGAGCTTCCTGGAAAATATTCCATTATCAAGGGCAGCTGCTGAACCTCCTCAGATGGATCCTGTCAGCAGTTATACTTCTCGGGCTACAACTGGAGAGAGACCCCAGTCCTCTAACAGAGTGGCAAGATATTTTAATGGGTTTTCCACTCCTGTAGTTGATCAGCTTCCTCATGTGCCATCAATTAGGCCTACGGATCCATTAAGAACTGCCCAATTCTTGATTAGCGATCCCTTGGAATTGCCAAAGTTCCCTTTACCTGCAATGTCAACGGCCCATATGGATTCTTCCAAGCTGGTTAAGGAACTTCCTTCATTAACTGGTAGCATGTTTGAGACCCCTTTCACG GACTTCCTATCTCCCACCGTGAGTAGTCTGTTGCATTCGCTAGGTTTGGGAAAATATGCTATCAGTTTTGAAGCTGAAGAG ATTGACATGGTTGCACTGAAGCAAATGGGAGAATTAGACCTGAAGGAATTGGGGATACCAATG GGACCAAGAAAGAAGATACTTTCTGCGTTGCATTCCAGGCGTCCGAGA
- the LOC140977418 gene encoding uncharacterized protein, translating into MVDPQVTITLGRSGQKVAKETTGVSDGGVLSAWVRLGSKRSLAESFGTGTDDSYCFNDKRTRGDTSGGSDIYNINLDDNILDPKDLRLKLTCKRISRRIEFEVEERKKAELHEKMARAIWVLESPERSLLTKIPSSSGAAEPSKMDSISSSCTSQATYGARPKSPERFAKHSSGRRELLGKYSIIKGS; encoded by the exons ATGGTGGATCCCCAAGTCACGATCACCCTCGGCCGTTCTGGGCAA AAAGTGGCGAAGGAGACAACGGGGGTCTCTGATGGCGGCGTTCTTAGTGCCTGGGTGCGATTAGGAAGCAAAAGGTCTTTGGCGGAGTCTTTTGGGACTGGTACTGATGATTCATATTGTTTTAACGATAAACG GACTAGAGGTGACACGAGTGGAGGGAGCGATATATACAACATTAATCTCGATG ATAATATCTTAGACCCAAAGGACCTTAGATTGAAATTGACATGCAAGAGAATTTCTAGGCGTATAGAATTTGAAGTCGAGGAGAGGAAAAAGGCAGAGCTTCATGAGAAGATGGCCAGAGCTATTTGGGTTCTGGAATCACCGGAAAGGAGCCTCTTGACAAAAATTCCATCATCAAGTGGAGCTGCTGAGCCATCTAAGATGGATTCAATCAGCAGTTCTTGTACTTCTCAGGCTACATATGGAGCTAGACCCAAATCCCCTGAAAGATTTGCAAAACATTCTAGTGG CCGAAGGGAGCTTCTTGGCAAATATTCCATTATCAAGGGGAGCTGA
- the LOC140976646 gene encoding metalloendoproteinase 3-MMP-like, with amino-acid sequence MALKYFQLLFSVTIFFLVSSNICLATRHAPDEKNVHSPFEFIKHLEGCHKGNKSKEIQLLKNYLQRFGYLDLDQAHADDDIFDDALEAAVKTYQSNFHINPTGILDVSTVLKMVVPRCGVPDIFRGMNSMLADREKHDSGSAAYVVSHYSFFPNSPRWPPTKTHLTYNILPDTPSNAVGPVRRAFNKWASATHFTFSQVQGNQGADLVIGFFRRDHGDGQEFDGPGGTLAHAFAPTTGRFHYDADEPWVDGMVTGAFDLETVAIHEIGHLLGLGHSSVEGAIMYPSIPDGVTKNLHEDDIRGIRALYNV; translated from the coding sequence ATGGCACTTAAATATTTCCAACTCTTATTTTCCGTCACTATATTCTTTCTAGTTTCTTCTAACATCTGCCTTGCCACGAGACATGCGCCAGATGAAAAAAATGTGCACTCCCCATTTGAGTTCATCAAACACTTAGAAGGGTGTCACAAGGGAAACAAATCGAAAGAAATCCAACTACTCAAGAACTACCTTCAAAGATTTGGTTATCTTGACCTAGACCAAGCGCATGCCGACGACGATATTTTTGATGACGCCCTCGAGGCCGCTGTCAAAACCTATCAAAGTAATTTCCATATTAATCCAACCGGGATACTGGATGTTAGCACGGTTTTGAAAATGGTCGTACCTCGATGCGGCGTGCCTGATATATTCAGAGGGATGAACTCAATGCTAGCTGATAGAGAAAAACACGACTCTGGTTCTGCAGCCTACGTCGTCTCACACTATAGTTTTTTTCCAAATAGTCCAAGATGGCCACCTACTAAGACACACTTGACCTATAACATTTTACCCGATACACCGAGCAATGCCGTCGGCCCCGTGAGACGGGCCTTTAACAAATGGGCGTCCGCCACTCATTTCACATTTTCACAGGTCCAAGGCAATCAAGGTGCTGATTTGGTTATTGGGTTTTTCCGGCGTGACCATGGAGACGGACAGGAGTTCGATGGTCCAGGTGGTACCCTAGCCCATGCTTTCGCGCCAACAACCGGGAGGTTCCATTATGATGCAGATGAACCCTGGGTTGATGGGATGGTCACGGGAGCATTCGACCTCGAAACGGTGGCGATCCACGAAATCGGGCACCTTCTTGGCCTTGGACATAGCTCGGTTGAAGGAGCAATTATGTACCCATCCATCCCCGATGGAGTGACAAAAAATTTGCATGAAGATGACATTCGGGGAATCAGAGCtttatataatgtttaa
- the LOC140976129 gene encoding uncharacterized protein translates to MADRRHHHHQHRPHSLSLPPRATIPTTTSSTPRPSYPFVHYPPSTPTPTPSKHRLPISRPSVGATSYSFLFLLLFSLRSLYSLLPFLRSSPPSFSIFPFSFLVSLLSFLLTLSFSLFTSSFAKNSAYLKSRRLIFSITSISQSQLKLLVAKSILLAVVFLLRFQALRYCGTAAMILAELSGNVVSRFMTDGKDRSFVNASSIGSSKLRGFIALFSGLFLLSISWDRIECFPLSHVNVSSRGLLVFASGNCLRIWPMLLPFLSGFLGYYERVLSNWGDVRELGAKRVRIITLFLTTVTLFIPAVISMFVFETEGDSISLPSLGWPLANTVVFGVLLSENCTDEKAAGSKDFRREYFITFVYTLVLELLYFPELSLWGLLICGLLLWISVRELDLVNFSYPELGSESSESFSATVMKPIRHVLSEQKSRKIALFLLINAAYMVVEFVAGFMSNSLGLISDACHMLFDCAALAIGLYASYISRLPANGQFNYGRGRFEVLSGYVNAVFLVLVGILITLESLERILDPQEISTGSLLAVSIGGLVVNVVGLIFFHEEHHHAHGGSGTCSHSHSHSHSQLETHSHSSRLSETHSHSHTELKAHSHCHHHSHDHHSHENDELEDKRREFITVVNDSNEKLGVNHDSKCSFDHEHNKCHHDADHDHHHDGQHHYHHHLAEKPNHNHHHNGQHDHHHQHSHVDQYYHNHGPTDPLLERKEKEKDHHHHQHHHIDHNMRGIFLHVLADTLGSVGVVISTLLIKYKGWLIADPACSIFISALIVLSVIPLLRNSAEILMQRVPRFCEHELKEALNKVMKLKGMVGIQNLHVWSFTNTDVVGTIHLHVSADSNKSFAKNQVLHILHDAGVKDLTMQIEAVGSDERNQG, encoded by the coding sequence ATGGCAGACCGCCGCCATCACCACCACCAACACCGACCACATAGCTTATCACTTCCCCCACGCGCCACCATCCCTACCACCACTAGTAGCACCCCACGCCCATCCTACCCCTTCGTCCATTACCCTCCTTCAACCCCGACGCCTACCCCCTCCAAACACCGTCTTCCAATCTCCAGACCCTCCGTCGGCGCCACCTCCTACTCTTTCCTCTTTCTGCTCCTCTTCTCCCTCCGCTCCCTCTACTCTCTCCTCCCATTCCTCCGCTCATCTCCTCCCTCTTTCTCCATCTTCCCTTTCTCTTTTCTCGTCTCCCTTCTCTCTTTTCTGCTCACCCTCTCGTTCTCTCTTTTTACCTCGAGCTTTGCCAAGAATTCTGCTTACCTTAAATCTCGGAGGCTCATTTTTTCCATCACTTCAATAAGCCAATCCCAGCTCAAACTCCTAGTCGCCAAATCAATCCTTCTTGCGGTTGTTTTTTTACTTAGATTTCAGGCGTTACGATATTGTGGCACAGCAGCTATGATTTTAGCTGAGTTATCTGGTAATGTAGTGTCGCGCTTTATGACAGATGGTAAAGATCGGAGCTTTGTTAATGCGAGTTCGATTGGATCATCGAAGCTGCGTGGGTTCATTGCTTTGTTTTCTGGGTTGTTTTTGTTGTCTATTAGTTGGGATCGAATCGAATGCTTTCCTTTATCACACGTGAATGTTAGCAGTAGAGGTCTTTTGGTGTTTGCTAGTGGAAATTGTCTGAGGATTTGGCCAATGTTACTTCCTTTTTTATctggatttttgggatattaTGAGCGGGTTTTGTCAAACTGGGGGGATGTTCGAGAGCTTGGTGCGAAACGGGTTCGTATAATCACTTTGTTTTTAACAACTGTTACTCTTTTTATACCTGCTGTCATCAGTATGTTTGTGTTTGAAACTGAGGGTGATAGCATTTCCTTGCCGAGTCTCGGCTGGCCACTAGCAAACACCGTGGTTTTTGGTGTGCTGTTGAGTGAGAATTGTACTGACGAGAAAGCAGCTGGTTCAAAAGATTTTCGAAGGGAGTACTTCATAACTTTTGTGTACACTCTTGTTTTGGAGTTGTTATATTTTCCGGAGCTTTCACTATGGGGATTACTGATTTGCGGGTTGTTGCTTTGGATTTCAGTGAGAGAGTTGGATCTTGTTAATTTTAGCTATCCTGAATTGGGTTCTGAATCTTCAGAGTCCTTTAGTGCAACAGTGATGAAGCCTATTAGGCATGTCTTGAGCGAACAGAAGTCGCGCAAGATTGCTCTGTTTTTATTGATCAATGCTGCTTACATGGTTGTTGAATTTGTGGCGGGTTTCATGAGTAACAGTCTGGGGTTGATATCCGATGCCTGTCACATGTTGTTTGACTGTGCTGCTCTGGCTATTGGTTTGTATGCATCTTACATTTCACGATTGCCAGCAAATGGTCAATTCAACTATGGTCGTGGGAGGTTTGAGGTTCTCTCAGGTTATGTCAATGCTGTTTTTCTTGTTCTAGTGGGAATATTAATTACGCTCGAGTCGCTTGAGAGAATTTTAGACCCTCAAGAGATTTCTACTGGCAGTCTGCTGGCAGTTTCGATTGGAGGGCTGGTTGTGAATGTTGTTGGTCTGATCTTCTTTCACGAGGAGCATCATCATGCCCATGGAGGATCTGGAACATGTTCTCATTCACATTCCCACTCTCATAGCCAGTTGGAAACTCATTCCCACTCTAGTAGGCTTTCAGAAACTCATTCTCACTCCCATACCGAGTTGAAAGCCCATTCCCATTGCCATCACCATAGCCATGATCATCATTCACATGAAAATGATGAACTTGAAGACAAACGCAGGGAGTTCATAACTGTGGTGAACGATTCCAATGAGAAATTGGGTGTGAATCATGATAGCAAGTGTAGTTTTGATCATGAACACAACAAATGTCATCATGATGCTGATCATGATCACCACCATGATGGCCAACACCACTACCATCACCACCTTGCTGAGAAACCCAACCACAATCACCACCACAATGGCCAACACGACCACCACCATCAGCATTCTCATGTTGATCAATATTATCATAATCATGGTCCTACTGACCCACtattggaaagaaaggaaaaggaGAAGGATCACCATCATCACCAGCACCACCACATTGACCACAACATGCGAGGCATCTTCTTGCACGTCTTGGCAGACACATTGGGAAGTGTTGGAGTCGTCATTTCAACCTTATTAATCAAGTACAAGGGATGGCTCATCGCTGACCCTGCCTGCTCAATATTTATATCTGCCCTTATCGTGTTATCTGTGATACCTTTGCTCAGAAATTCTGCTGAAATCTTGATGCAAAGAGTTCCTAGGTTTTGCGAGCATGAGTTGAAGGAAGCTCTTAATAAAGTGATGAAGCTCAAGGGCATGGTTGGCATTCAAAATCTACATGTCTGGAGTTTCACCAACACAGATGTTGTGGGAACTATCCATCTTCATGTCTCGGCAGATTCTAACAAGTCTTTCGCAAAAAACCAAGTATTACACATTTTACATGATGCTGGGGTTAAGGATTTGACCATGCAGATTGAAGCTGTCGGCTCTGATGAAAGAAATCAAGGCTGA
- the LOC140977419 gene encoding uncharacterized protein, producing MRLDIKLLNTSPNLSMNDPIVFKLENMENTEDKVVAVILVGGPTKGTRFRILSFNTPEPLFPLAGHPMVGHLINSCKKIPNLAQVFLVGFYEEREFAIYVSSISNELKVPVRYLKEDKPHGSGGSLYYFRDQIMEESPSHIFMLNHDVCCSFPLPNMLEAHLSYGGMGTILVIKVSAESANQFGELVADPITKELLHYTEKPETFVSDLINCGVYVFTPQIFSAIQEVYLHMEDKVDINRASSFELQLATRSLPTDFVRLDQDILSPLAGKKQLYTYETMDFWEQIKTPGMSIKCSALYLTQFRSNSPHLLANGDGKKSAMVVGDVYIHPSAKVHPTAKIGPNVSISANVRIAAGARLISCIVLDDVEIKENAVIMHAIVGWKSSLGRWSRVQADGDYNSKFGITILGEAVTVEDEVVVINSIVLPNKMLNVSVQEEIIVCSISXYLHMEDKVDINRASSFELQLATRSLPTDFVRLDQDILSPLAGKKQLYTYETMDFWEQIKTPGMSIKCSALYLTQFRSNSPHLLANGDGKKSAMVVGDVYIHPSAKVHPTAKIGPNVSISANVRIAAGARLISCIVLDDVEIKENAVIMHAIVGWKSSLGRWSRVQADGDYNSKFGITILGEAVTVEDEVVVINSIVLPNKMLNVSVQEEIIL from the exons ATGAGGTTGGACATAAAATTACTGAACACTTCTCCCAACTTGTCTATGAATGATCCAATCGT ATTCAAGTTGGAAAACATGGAGAACACGGAGGACAAGGTGGTCGCTGTAATATTGGTCGGTGGACCTACTAAAG GGACTCGGTTTAGGATTCTTTCGTTTAACACCCCAGAACCTCTGTTTCCTCTCGCTGGTCACCCCATGGTTGGCCATCTCATCAACTCTTGCAAAAAG ATACCAAACTTGGCTCAAGTGTTTCTTGTCGGGTTCTACGAGGAGCGGGAGTTTGCGATATATGTCTCTTCAATTTCTAATGAGCTCAAAGTTCCTGTGAG ATATTTGAAAGAAGATAAACCACATGGTTCAGGAGGCAGCCTTTATTACTTCAGAGATCAAATCATGGAGGAGTCTCCT TCCCATATTTTTATGCTGAACCATGATGTCTGCTGCAGTTTTCCTCTGCCTAACATGTTGG AGGCCCATCTGAGTTATGGTGGGATGGGAACAATTCTAGTTATAAAG GTTTCTGCAGAATCTGCCAACCAGTTCGGTGAGTTAGTTGCAGATCCAATTACCAAAGAACTGTTGCATTACACAGAAAAACCTGAGACTTTT GTGAGTGATCTCATAAACTGTGGTGTTTACGTGTTCACTCCACAAATCTTTAGTGCCATCCAAGAGGTTTATCTGCATATGGAGGACAAAG TTGATATAAACCGTGCATCGAGCTTTGAACTCCAATTGGCAACAAG GTCTCTTCCGACAGATTTTGTAAggttggatcaagatatattgTCACCTCTAGCTGGGAAGAAGCAACTATATACATATGAAACTATGGACTTTTGGGAACAGATCAAGACCCCAGG AATGTCAATCAAGTGTTCTGCTCTTTATCTTACTCAATTTCGAAGTAACTCTCCACATCTGCTGGCAAATGGAGATGGTAAAAAGAGTGCTATGGTTGTTGGAGATGTCTATATTCATCCATCTGCAAAAGTACATCCAACTGCAAAG ATTGGACCCAATGTCTCCATATCAGCAAATGTTCGAATAGCTGCTGGTGCAAGACTTATCAGCTGCATAGTGTTAGATGATGTAGAAATCAAG GAAAATGCTGTTATCATGCATGCTATTGTGGGGTGGAAATCATCTCTTGGACGATGGTCTCGAGTCCAG GCTGATGGCGACTACAATTCAAAATTTGGAATTACTATCTTAG GGGAAGCTGTGACAGTTGAAGACGAAGTGGTGGTTATTAACAGTATAGTACTTCCAAATAAGATGCTTAATGTAAGCGTACAGGAAGAAATCATC gtgtgcagcatatcaaNTTATCTGCATATGGAGGACAAAG TTGATATAAACCGTGCATCGAGCTTTGAACTCCAATTGGCAACAAG GTCTCTTCCGACAGATTTTGTAAggttggatcaagatatattgTCACCTCTAGCTGGGAAGAAGCAACTATATACATATGAAACTATGGACTTTTGGGAACAGATCAAGACCCCAGG AATGTCAATCAAGTGTTCTGCTCTTTATCTTACTCAATTTCGAAGTAACTCTCCACATCTGCTGGCAAATGGAGATGGTAAAAAGAGTGCTATGGTTGTTGGAGATGTCTATATTCATCCATCTGCAAAAGTACATCCAACTGCAAAG ATTGGACCCAATGTCTCCATATCAGCAAATGTTCGAATAGCTGCTGGTGCAAGACTTATCAGCTGCATAGTGTTAGATGATGTAGAAATCAAG GAAAATGCTGTTATCATGCATGCTATTGTGGGGTGGAAATCATCTCTTGGACGATGGTCTCGAGTCCAG GCTGATGGCGACTACAATTCAAAATTTGGAATTACTATCTTAG GGGAAGCTGTGACAGTTGAAGACGAAGTGGTGGTTATTAACAGTATAGTACTTCCAAATAAGATGCTTAATGTAAGCGTACAGGAAGAAATCATCCTATAA